One genomic segment of Mangifera indica cultivar Alphonso chromosome 6, CATAS_Mindica_2.1, whole genome shotgun sequence includes these proteins:
- the LOC123218914 gene encoding pollen receptor-like kinase 4, whose product MSSNKARPEHIPASRFLLVLVLIIQFEGMSFDPSEIEILLKFKGALEDNGALNNWFPDISPCSWNHPNWNGVLCSNGSIWGLKLEHMGLKGVLDVDSLGSIKSLRTLSLMNNKFEGPFPDVKKLGALKSVYLSNNGFSGTIPDDAFAGMSMLKKLHLANNRLSGHIPSSIAALPKLLELRLNNNKFEGKIPDFKQPTLTTINLSNNELEGEIPASLSKMDAPSFTGNKNLCGPPLDACPPPPSQPPPLAAELSQENDSAMKIVTIVIAVALVIALIAAALIMFCRKNKKSQMDRASSLEGSNSMRDISLVGNVGVVYNPPPQAAEPPKKPEYGKLSFVRDDEQKFDLQDLLKSSAEVLGSGTFGASYKTGVQGRMYVVKRYKQMNKSGRDDFHEHMRRIGRLSHPNLLPLVAYYYRKEEKLLVYAFVDNGSLANKLHGKQKIDQHGLDWPRRLKIIKGVVKGLVYLHSEIHNPVLPYGHLKSSNVLLGKSFDPLLTDYTLRPVINPESAHKFMVAYKSPEFARTGSISKRSDVWSLGILILEVLTGKFPEDFLLAQYDSDTSLSTWVNQMVKEKRLTEVFDKEMVEVKHSKGEMINLLKIGLSCCEEDAETRISLKDAAEKIEEIKVVNSNNQEANTFTSSVSPEEESSFLMHG is encoded by the exons ATGAGTTCAAACAAAGCAAGGCCTGAGCACATTCCAGCGTCAAGgtttcttcttgttcttgtttTGATTATACAATTTGAGGGCATGTCATTTGATCCATCAGAGATTGAGATCCTCTTAAAATTCAAGGGTGCTCTTGAAGATAATGGCGCTCTGAATAATTGGTTTCCTGATATAAGTCCTTGTTCTTGGAATCATCCAAACTGGAATGGCGTTCTTTGTTCAAATGGGAGCATATGGGGGCTGAAACTTGAGCACATGGGGTTAAAAGGAGTATTAGACGTTGATTCTCTTGGTTCAATAAAATCTTTACGTACACTTAGTcttatgaataataaatttgaggGTCCATTTCCTGATGTAAAAAAATTGGGCGCCTTGAAATCTGTGTATTTATCCAATAATGGTTTTTCTGGGACAATTCCGGATGATGCATTTGCAGGCATGTCAATGTTGAAGAAATTACATTTAGCAAACAATCGGCTTTCAGGTCACATTCCTTCATCGATTGCTGCCTTGCCTAAACTATTGGAACTCAGGCTTAATAACAATAAGTTTGAGGGAAAGATTCCTGATTTTAAACAGCCAACTTTAACAACCATCAATTTGTCCAACAATGAATTGGAAGGTGAAATCCCTGCCAGCCTAAGCAAAATGGATGCGCCATCATTTACAG GCAACAAAAATTTATGCGGGCCACCTCTTGATGCGTGCCCGCCACCTCCAAGCCAACCGCCGCCCCTTGCGGCTGAGTTGAGTCAGGAGAATGATTCTGCTATGAAAATTGTGACAATTGTGATAGCTGTTGCGTTAGTAATAGCGCTAATAGCTGCGGCTTTAATCATGTTCTGTCgcaaaaataagaaatcacAAATGGATCGTGCTTCGTCATTGGAAGGTTCAAACAGTATGAGGGACATAAGTTTAGTAGGAAACGTAGGGGTAGTATATAATCCACCTCCTCAGGCAGCGGAGCCCCCGAAGAAACCTGAATATGGGAAGCTATCATTTGTAAGAGACGATGAACAAAAGTTTGATCTACAAGACCTGCTTAAATCCTCAGCAGAAGTTCTGGGAAGTGGGACTTTTGGTGCTTCATACAAGACGGGTGTACAAGGACGAATGTATGTTGTGAAGAGATATAAGCAAATGAACAAGAGTGGAAGAGATGATTTTCATGAGCACATGAGACGGATAGGGAGGTTGAGCCATCCAAATTTGTTGCCTCTTGTAGCTTACTACTATAGGAAAGAGGAGAAGCTCTTGGTTTATGCGTTTGTGGATAATGGTAGCTTGGCCAATAAACTTCATG GCAAACAGAAAATAGACCAACACGGACTCGATTGGCCTAGACgcttaaaaatcataaaaggcGTGGTCAAGGGATTAGTATACCTTCATAGTGAAATCCATAATCCAGTTCTGCCTTATGGTCATCTGAAATCATCCAATGTGCTTCTAGGCAAATCCTTTGACCCTCTTTTGACAGATTATACTTTGAGGCCTGTGATCAACCCCGAGAGTGCTCATAAATTCATGGTTGCCTACAAGTCACCGGAGTTTGCAAGAACCGGCAGCATTTCTAAGAGATCCGACGTATGGAGCCTTGGAATATTAATCCTTGAGGTACTTACAGGCAAGTTCCCTGAAGACTTTCTTCTTGCACAATATGATAGCGATACAAGTTTGTCAACTTGGGTCAACCAAATGGTGAAGGAGAAACGTTTGACTGAAGTGTTCGATAAAGAGATGGTAGAAGTGAAGCATAGCAAGGGTGAAATGATAAATCTTTTGAAGATTGGATTGAGTTGTTGTGAGGAGGATGCTGAGACAAGGATAAGTTTAAAGGATGCTGCTGAGAAGATTGAGGAGATAAAAGTGGTAAATTCTAACAATCAAGAAGCGAATACGTTTACAAGCAGTGTGAGTCCTGAGGAAGAATCATCTTTCTTAATGCATGGCTAA